From one Mytilus edulis chromosome 1, xbMytEdul2.2, whole genome shotgun sequence genomic stretch:
- the LOC139503470 gene encoding proprotein convertase subtilisin/kexin type 5-like — translation MVLSMTRLLCLFALITVVWTLCLPTEVAIGSGECKSTCPTDKAIYKQTCISTCPPHTRRLDTDLARYCIIDNEFNCLRRSCGDNFPFCYQANCVKACPEYTVTYNDTCILKCPTEAPYVTADQCTGLCLTGRKVCSLQCPEAHPFVFRSESFNFCLKTCPDFTEESYTQLTCSTKCPQSTPYLFNKTCQNICPDTHMLVLSKVSKYNIIPMCMHSCSDETVVDGNVCVEFCPSGKHLFNRTCVENCPKSHPHLYPRNQYIINHDTKHFGRAAFICVESCFNLDVDIPWIQRLYGWGNYATRLYKNVCMDECPATTKFDYNGICVKICPSNESFLQPTSGPTIKCVKKCSYIHYNKTCMNYCPSYAPYKMNKTCYKACPDGYPFLQRNTMDYTCVDICKTFYYDNKCVSECPKEAKYQHNITCVSKCDGDLPFSDSSVSKDRNWPYKKHFKNICVESCPNLETLDKDCVDSCPKEEKYILNSTCVPICYGNLPYALKQTTSEKKYPYKEHIQYICKQSCPLNTLIHNETNCVENCPTDANFIFDSICVNECPITNPINYTKNIEGHGIYQCVESCPKKTFFYNETCFDKCPENLKTHIHTCTEKCPNSHPYTHIQLIQKELPMIGSINKCLKACPVETVINEYFCDKLCPTDKSYLEQNRCVNVCRNANAVIEITNQGKKCYDRCPNHLFLMDGSCVGKCPDNRLIVGSSCKDIEKCPYHTYLEHSEIGKRCTNKCSVKFYLNGLDCELDCPPQKVIAGINCLDQCPSSSPLRHKDFSPKLRIHCYGTCPSDYVANGTECIESSQCQVENHFTYRNRCYEKCPLLTIEYGYKSCVSMNIYITFFIICILFIIIPLTLIYIATCFTGLSSRKREDPDTFDQVQQAYKEDQESNTTPLISFENREVESKQPEHLGSITIRSDIEDIMTELDDGYTVLVDKNARVKYEPVDKETHVKSDKDRKHANVSNETKDVQVEVLYT, via the exons GTTGTATGGACATTGTGTCTACCAACAGAGGTAGCCATCGGTAGTGGTGAATGCAAGAGCACATGTCCTACAGATAAAGCAATATATAAGCAAACCTGCATTAGCACATGTCCTCCACATACAAGAAGACTGGATACTGACCTTGCTAGATATTGTATAATCGATAACGAATTCAACTGTTTAAGAAGGAGTTGTGGTGATAATTTTCCATTTTGTTATCAAGCTAATTGTGTCAAAGCATGTCCAGAATATACAGTAACATATAATGATACATGCATACTTAAATGTCCGACAGAAGCTCCGTATGTTACTGCTGATCAGTGTACTGGATTATGCTTAACTGGAAGAAAAGTTTGTTCTCTTCAATGTCCCGAAGCCCATccgtttgtttttcgttcagaatcgttcaatttttgtttaaaaacatgtCCAGATTTTACAGAGGAATCGTATACTCAATTGACATGTAGCACTAAATGTCCTCAATCTACCccttatttatttaacaaaacatgTCAGAATATTTGCCCAGATACTCACATGTTAGTTTTATCTAAGGTTTCGAAATATAACATAATACCAATGTGCATGCATTCATGTTCAGACGAAACAGTTGTCGATGGAAATGTGTGTGTAGAGTTTTGTCCTAGCGGTAAACATTTATTCAACAGGACCTGCGTAGAAAATTGTCCTAAATCGCATCCTCATTTATATCCAAGAAACCAATATATCATAAATCATGATACAAAACATTTTGGGCGGGCCGCTTTCATATGTGTTGAGTCTTGTTTCAATTTAGACGTAGATATTCCTTGGATTCAAAGACTGTATGGCTGGGGAAATTATGCAACACGtctttataaaaatgtttgcaTGGATGAATGTCCAGCTACTACCAAATTTGACTATAACGGAATATGTGTAAAAATCTGTCCAAGCAACGAATCATTCTTGCAACCAACATCTGGACCAACGATTAAATGTGTCAAAAAGTGTTCATACATTCATTACAATAAGACATGTATGAATTATTGCCCTTCTTATGCTCCGTATAAGATGAATAAAACGTGTTATAAGGCATGTCCAGACGGTTATCCATTTTTGCAAAGAAATACTATGGATTATACGTGTGTAgatatttgtaaaacattttattatgaCAACAAATGTGTCTCCGAGTGTCCAAAAGAAGCTAAATACCAGCATAATATTACATGTGTCAGTAAATGTGATGGCGATCTTCCTTTCAGTGACAGTTCAGTATCGAAGGATCGAAACTGGCCGTATAAAAAACACTTCAAGAATATATGTGTGGAATCGTGTCCGAATCTAGAAACTTTAGATAAAGATTGTGTAGACAGCTGTcccaaagaagaaaaatatatacttaATTCTACTTGCGTTCCTATATGTTATGGAAATCTTCCATACGCATTAAAACAaactacttcagaaaaaaaatacccTTATAAGGAGCATATACAATATATTTGTAAACAGTCGTGTCCTCTGAATACATTGATTCACAATGAAACAAATTGCGTTGAGAACTGTCCAACAGACgcaaattttatatttgattcaATTTGTGTGAATGAATGTCCTATTACAAACCCGATAAATTACACTAAGAACATTGAAGGGCATGGGATATATCAGTGTGTTGAAAGTTGtccaaagaaaacatttttttacaacGAGACATGTTTTGACAAATGCCCAGAAAACCTTAAAACTCATATACATACTTGCACTGAAAAATGTCCTAATTCACATCCATACACACATATTCAATTAATACAGAAAGAATTACCAATGATTGGAAGTATAAACAAATGTCTTAAAGCATGCCCGGTTGAAACAGTTATCAATGAGTATTTCTGTGATAAATTATGTCCAACCGACAAATCCTATCTTGAACAGAATCGATGTGTGAATGTTTGTCGAAATGCAAATGCTGTTATCGAAATCACAAACCAGGGCAAGAAGTGTTATGATAGAtgtccaaatcatttatttttaatggaTGGCAGTTGTGTGGGAAAATGCCCGGACAATAGGTTGATTGTCGGAAGTTCCTGTAAAGACATAGAGaaatgtccctaccatacatatCTAGAACATTCTGAAATTGGGAAAAGATGCACCAACAAATGCTCTGTGAAGTTTTATCTCAACGGATTAGACTGTGAACTAGATTGTCCACCACAAAAAGTGATAGCTGGAATTAATTGCTTGGACCAATGCCCTTCATCTTCTCCACTAAGACATAAGGATTTCAGTCCAAAACTACGTATCCATTGTTATGGTACATGTCCATCCGATTACGTTGCAAACGGAACCGAGTGTATAGAAAGCTCTCAATGTCAAGTTGAAAATCACTTTACATATAGAAATAGATGTTATGAAAAATGCCCACTCTTGACAATTGAGTACGGGTACAAGTCCTGTGTTTCGAtgaatatatacataacattttttattatatgcATTCTGTTTATAATAATACCACTAACTTTGATATACATAGCCACTTGCTTTACTGGATTGTCTTCAAGAAAAAGGGAAGACCCAGACACGTTTGATCAG gtaCAGCAAGCATACAAAGAAGACCAGGAATCGAATACAACACCTTTGATTTCTTTTGAAAATAGGGAGGTCGAAAGCAAACAACCTGAGCATTTAGGAAGCATAACAATAAGATCTGATATAGAAGATATTATGACAGAACTTGACGATGGTTATACAGTATTGGTTGACAAAAACGCCAGAGTAAAATATGAACCTGTCGATAAAGAAACACATGTTAAAAGCGACAAGGATAGAAAACACGCAAATGTCTCAAATGAGACAAAAGATGTTCAGGTTGAAGTTTTGTATACATAG